One genomic region from Pseudanabaena sp. FACHB-2040 encodes:
- a CDS encoding PspC domain-containing protein yields MATIFYSSLIGALFFFGPALAAIAIRRSLAIPWQLLLLGICIIYGVFPLLLAWGGLSLAESYGCEADITIYECPGNAALGDWVTGMTFAHWGAIITLPSGLLGAIGLIISIVLKANRSQTGAPISANSAAAFYRSRRHKLIAGVCTAVAQRSSLSVLGVRIGTVALTLVAPGFGGLLYLWMWLAFPLEPTGSSFEPPTYEG; encoded by the coding sequence ACGATCTTTTACAGTTCGCTGATTGGAGCGCTGTTTTTCTTTGGGCCTGCGCTGGCTGCGATCGCAATTCGGCGTTCTCTTGCCATTCCCTGGCAACTGCTGCTGCTGGGAATTTGCATCATCTACGGGGTCTTTCCGCTGCTGCTGGCCTGGGGAGGGCTGAGCCTAGCTGAAAGCTATGGCTGCGAGGCCGACATCACGATATACGAGTGCCCCGGAAATGCCGCGTTGGGGGATTGGGTTACTGGCATGACCTTTGCCCACTGGGGGGCTATCATCACGCTTCCCTCCGGCCTTTTAGGGGCGATTGGGCTGATTATTTCCATAGTTTTGAAAGCCAACCGATCGCAAACCGGGGCACCCATCTCAGCCAACTCCGCTGCGGCTTTTTACCGCAGTCGTCGCCACAAACTCATTGCAGGCGTGTGTACGGCGGTAGCCCAGCGGTCAAGCCTGTCAGTTCTAGGAGTGCGGATTGGCACTGTTGCGTTAACCCTCGTCGCTCCTGGATTTGGGGGGCTGTTATATCTCTGGATGTGGTTAGCCTTTCCACTAGAGCCCACAGGCAGTAGCTTTGAGCCACCGACTTATGAAGGTTAG